One part of the Desulfonema ishimotonii genome encodes these proteins:
- a CDS encoding potassium channel family protein has protein sequence MNTDKIRLRIYLAIFTTLLSLGILGFMFFENFSFVDAIYFSIVTMATVGYGDLHPQSDIGKILALIMITGGVGTFLGVVARGSGDTLLGSGDWFGGHLGSGWFGGQVRGTVRGTGSQVRGVRDGSRFGGHLGSGDTLLNY, from the coding sequence ATGAACACAGACAAAATCCGCCTCAGAATATACCTGGCCATATTCACGACCCTGCTCTCGCTCGGCATCCTGGGCTTCATGTTTTTTGAAAACTTCTCGTTCGTGGATGCCATCTATTTTTCCATCGTTACAATGGCGACCGTGGGATATGGCGACCTCCATCCTCAGTCCGACATCGGAAAAATCCTGGCCCTCATCATGATCACCGGCGGCGTGGGGACGTTTCTCGGCGTCGTGGCCAGGGGTTCGGGGGACACCTTACTTGGTTCGGGGGACTGGTTCGGGGGACACCTTGGTTCGGGGTGGTTCGGGGGACAGGTTCGGGGGACGGTTCGGGGGACAGGTTCGCAGGTTCGGGGGGTTCGGGACGGTTCGCGGTTCGGGGGACACCTCGGTTCGGGGGACACCTTACTTAATTATTGA
- a CDS encoding amidohydrolase family protein, with product MLNPNMHSFNDPEGPKVPDGLPPVTDAHVHIFPGTIFSAIHKWFDENAWHIRYQMTSSRIFEFLLSHGINHIIALQYAHKPGIARQLNKYMAEKCREYGNRVTGMATVFPGEDDAGGILQDAFDAGLGGVKLHAHVQCFDMNCDHMDHIYECCRINKKPIVMHVGREPKSTAYRCDPYALCSAEKVEHILKDFPDLKICVPHLGFDETAAYRKMVEKYDNLWLDTTMVITDYFQMAEKIGLGHYRSDRIMYGSDFPNIPYAWDRELKELKAAAISRDALEKISAKNAADFFNLGSQPAWKDGLDFIGRNTK from the coding sequence ATGTTAAACCCGAACATGCACTCATTCAACGACCCGGAAGGCCCGAAGGTTCCTGACGGTCTTCCGCCTGTGACGGATGCCCATGTCCATATTTTTCCCGGCACTATTTTTTCCGCGATTCATAAATGGTTTGATGAAAACGCCTGGCACATCCGATATCAGATGACCTCATCCCGGATATTTGAATTCCTGCTGTCACATGGCATAAATCATATCATCGCACTCCAGTACGCTCACAAGCCCGGAATTGCAAGACAACTGAATAAATATATGGCTGAAAAATGCCGGGAATATGGGAACCGGGTGACAGGCATGGCCACCGTATTTCCCGGCGAGGACGATGCCGGGGGAATTTTACAGGACGCATTTGATGCCGGTCTGGGCGGGGTGAAACTGCACGCCCATGTTCAGTGTTTTGATATGAACTGCGACCACATGGACCACATCTATGAATGCTGCCGGATCAACAAAAAGCCAATCGTAATGCACGTCGGCAGGGAACCGAAAAGCACGGCCTACCGCTGCGATCCGTATGCGCTTTGCAGTGCCGAAAAAGTGGAGCATATTTTAAAAGACTTCCCGGATCTTAAAATCTGTGTTCCCCATCTGGGATTTGATGAGACAGCGGCTTACAGAAAAATGGTTGAAAAATATGACAATCTCTGGCTGGACACCACCATGGTCATCACAGATTATTTTCAGATGGCGGAAAAAATCGGTCTCGGCCACTACCGATCAGACAGAATCATGTACGGTTCCGATTTTCCGAACATCCCGTATGCGTGGGACAGGGAGCTTAAAGAACTGAAAGCGGCGGCTATCTCCCGCGATGCTCTGGAAAAGATATCCGCCAAAAACGCCGCCGATTTTTTCAATCTCGGATCACAACCCGCATGGAAGGACGGGCTTGATTTTATTGGGAGAAATACGAAATGA
- a CDS encoding HEPN domain-containing protein, whose protein sequence is MGEAAKPTPYVKKYAVIRATGSVEIGFKQIIADKVDENSHVQVKNFIRRKIRDSSHNPKLGMIESMLAQFDSRWREKFDELLALEDKPSLKGSLTELVNARNEFAHGGDPIFDIEQTIKCFNDGRKVLEILDSVVNYEFDE, encoded by the coding sequence TTGGGAGAGGCCGCTAAGCCTACACCTTATGTAAAAAAGTATGCTGTTATCAGGGCTACAGGCTCTGTTGAAATAGGCTTCAAGCAGATAATTGCGGATAAGGTGGATGAAAATAGTCATGTGCAGGTAAAAAACTTTATTAGACGAAAAATAAGGGATTCTTCCCACAATCCTAAATTAGGAATGATTGAATCTATGCTTGCACAATTTGACTCTCGTTGGAGAGAAAAATTTGACGAACTGTTAGCGTTAGAGGACAAGCCATCCTTGAAAGGATCTCTCACAGAATTGGTAAACGCAAGAAATGAGTTTGCACATGGTGGTGATCCGATTTTTGATATTGAACAGACAATCAAGTGTTTTAATGATGGACGAAAGGTTTTAGAAATACTGGACTCTGTTGTTAATTATGAATTTGATGAATGA
- a CDS encoding DUF262 domain-containing protein — protein sequence MNPLDAPPSHLDVPKGEQEDFYSDDDLFKIQSWGADLSFRELISRYDEDELVKPELQRHYVWDKSEASRFIDSILLGLPVPSIFLAKTNNEKLLIIDGYQRLMTVRDYVKGIFSKNKKVFKLSRTEKIHKRWRGKPFAELKEEEQRRIRNTTIHAIIFMQRSPAKGDTSLFQVFERINSSGRTLLAQEIRNCVYQGPLNTLLLELNNYPIWRKMFGKNIRDDRMRDVEYILRFFALSSDEMLYSNVFPSRISLKKYLNQFMDDFNEDEFIDDFRDNFLKSIGIAYECLGNSAFHNLSTSNPDQLIERFSPTLFDSVLIAFFLAIRNKAPITNNVECQKRKLTLLKNPEFQNLLAKETMRTSNIRRRIAMAYDAFFGE from the coding sequence ATGAATCCATTGGATGCTCCACCATCACACTTGGATGTCCCTAAGGGAGAACAAGAAGATTTTTATAGTGATGATGATCTTTTCAAAATACAGTCGTGGGGAGCAGATCTTAGCTTTAGAGAGCTCATTTCTCGATATGACGAGGACGAACTTGTTAAACCAGAATTGCAACGCCATTATGTGTGGGATAAATCAGAGGCATCAAGATTCATAGACTCAATACTCCTTGGCTTACCAGTGCCAAGCATATTTCTTGCAAAAACAAACAATGAAAAGCTTCTGATTATAGATGGTTATCAGCGCCTTATGACCGTTCGAGACTATGTTAAAGGAATTTTTTCAAAAAACAAAAAGGTATTTAAATTATCTCGTACAGAAAAAATTCACAAGAGATGGAGAGGGAAACCCTTTGCAGAGCTCAAAGAAGAGGAGCAACGTCGCATTAGAAATACCACCATTCACGCGATAATTTTTATGCAGCGTAGCCCGGCTAAAGGTGATACAAGTCTTTTTCAAGTATTTGAGAGAATTAACTCTAGTGGCCGTACTCTTTTAGCACAGGAAATAAGGAATTGTGTTTACCAAGGGCCGTTAAATACTTTATTGTTGGAGCTAAATAACTATCCAATATGGCGAAAAATGTTTGGTAAAAATATAAGAGATGATCGAATGAGGGATGTGGAATACATTTTACGTTTCTTCGCTTTATCATCAGATGAAATGTTATATTCAAACGTTTTTCCTTCAAGAATCTCTCTCAAAAAATACCTCAATCAATTCATGGATGATTTTAATGAAGATGAATTTATTGATGATTTTAGGGATAATTTTTTAAAGTCAATAGGTATTGCTTATGAATGTTTAGGTAACTCTGCTTTCCATAATCTATCAACTTCAAACCCAGATCAACTTATAGAGAGATTCAGTCCTACATTATTCGACTCTGTATTAATTGCGTTTTTTTTGGCGATTAGAAATAAAGCACCAATTACTAATAACGTCGAATGTCAAAAACGTAAGTTAACCTTACTTAAAAATCCCGAGTTTCAAAATCTTTTAGCAAAAGAAACAATGCGTACCTCAAATATAAGACGCAGAATAGCTATGGCTTATGACGCATTTTTTGGAGAATAA
- a CDS encoding YkgJ family cysteine cluster protein, with translation MKTQENSHSPVSSCRRCGTCCKKGGPSFHREDRSLIEQGIIPGRHLFTIRQGEMAHDNVRKRLSPLPSDLIKIKGKPGTWACVFFDDTENGCTIYEHRPVECRALKCWDTREIERIYTRNRLTRKDLLENVPGLWALIREHRKRCDYGEIRALLEKTEGPERQQALKALDPILRYDENIRNMVIEKGGPSAEMTDFLFGRSLVETLAAYGFKIEKKGERIRIVRMTR, from the coding sequence ATGAAAACACAGGAAAACAGCCATTCCCCGGTTTCATCATGCCGCCGCTGCGGAACCTGCTGTAAAAAAGGCGGCCCCTCTTTTCACCGGGAAGACAGGTCTCTTATCGAACAGGGTATCATCCCGGGCCGACATTTGTTCACCATCCGGCAGGGGGAAATGGCCCATGACAATGTCCGGAAAAGACTCTCTCCCCTCCCCTCCGACCTCATCAAAATCAAAGGCAAGCCCGGCACATGGGCCTGTGTTTTCTTTGATGACACGGAAAACGGCTGCACCATTTACGAACACCGGCCCGTTGAATGCCGCGCCCTGAAATGCTGGGACACGCGGGAAATCGAACGTATCTATACCCGAAACCGGCTCACCCGTAAAGACCTTCTGGAAAATGTGCCCGGCCTCTGGGCGCTGATCCGGGAACACCGGAAGCGGTGTGACTACGGGGAAATCCGGGCGCTTCTGGAGAAAACAGAGGGGCCGGAACGGCAGCAGGCCCTGAAGGCGCTTGACCCGATCCTCCGGTACGATGAAAATATCCGTAACATGGTCATTGAAAAAGGCGGGCCTTCGGCGGAGATGACGGATTTTCTCTTTGGCCGCTCCCTGGTGGAAACCCTTGCGGCATACGGCTTTAAGATAGAAAAAAAGGGGGAGCGCATCCGCATTGTCCGAATGACACGGTAG
- a CDS encoding enoyl-CoA hydratase/isomerase family protein → MAFETVLTEKNDAIGTITLNRPEHFNTFSTRMAEELNAALLQMEADDEVRVVIVTGAGKVFSTGIDISEFPGKNPSEYQAWISLMDQMHMTIAAMGKPVIAMAKKFAVANGAGLLLAADFAVVAEGTQIGTTAINVGLLCTGPIIPVTYAVGKKKSLEMLLSGDMIDAAEAERLGLVNRVVPEADLEKETLAFARKLTQKSPVALRMGKEFYYKMIDMPFAQRFAYNSEVFSRLCTTEDAQEGVSAFIEKRKPEWKGR, encoded by the coding sequence ATGGCTTTTGAAACGGTTTTGACGGAGAAAAACGATGCAATCGGCACGATCACGCTCAACCGGCCGGAACACTTCAACACCTTCAGCACCCGGATGGCGGAAGAACTGAACGCGGCCCTGCTTCAGATGGAGGCCGATGACGAGGTGCGGGTGGTGATTGTCACGGGCGCGGGTAAGGTCTTTTCAACCGGCATTGACATCAGCGAGTTTCCGGGGAAAAATCCGTCCGAATATCAGGCCTGGATATCGCTCATGGATCAGATGCACATGACCATCGCGGCGATGGGGAAACCCGTCATTGCAATGGCAAAGAAATTCGCGGTCGCCAACGGGGCCGGGCTGCTGCTGGCGGCGGATTTCGCGGTGGTGGCCGAGGGGACGCAGATCGGCACCACGGCCATCAATGTGGGCCTGCTCTGCACCGGGCCGATTATTCCGGTGACCTATGCCGTGGGGAAGAAGAAATCCCTGGAGATGCTGCTGAGCGGCGATATGATCGACGCGGCAGAGGCCGAACGGCTGGGGCTGGTGAACCGGGTTGTGCCTGAGGCGGATCTGGAAAAGGAGACGCTGGCCTTTGCCCGGAAGCTGACGCAGAAAAGCCCGGTGGCCCTGCGCATGGGCAAGGAGTTTTATTATAAGATGATCGACATGCCCTTTGCCCAGCGCTTTGCTTACAACAGCGAGGTCTTTTCCCGGCTGTGTACGACCGAGGACGCACAGGAAGGCGTCAGCGCGTTTATCGAAAAGCGGAAACCGGAGTGGAAGGGGCGGTAA
- a CDS encoding Npun_R2479 family HD domain-containing metalloprotein, which yields MLNVHKLLIDPFAKELVGAYQRAYGFSTPDFANIIEWSAHFALENIANCDALYHDVEHTMMVTLAGQEILRGKHLIEGGVTPADWLHFILALLCHDIGYVRGICRADRDGEYATGRNGQTVRISPDGSCAALAPWHVDRGKCFIRERFSTSLLNRVNAEVVAACIEMTRFPVPDDPAYQNTSGYPGLLRAADFIGQLGDPNYLRKTPALFYEFEENGTNKEIGYRSPGDLRKNFAKFYWNVVTPYIQDALAYLKITQEGKQWISNLHSHVFTIEHDQS from the coding sequence ATGCTGAACGTTCATAAATTGCTCATTGACCCATTTGCCAAAGAACTCGTTGGCGCCTACCAGCGGGCCTATGGCTTTTCAACCCCCGATTTCGCCAATATTATCGAGTGGTCTGCCCACTTTGCCCTTGAAAACATTGCCAATTGCGACGCCCTCTACCATGATGTGGAACACACCATGATGGTGACACTGGCCGGTCAGGAAATTCTCAGGGGCAAGCACCTGATCGAAGGCGGCGTCACCCCGGCGGACTGGCTTCACTTTATTCTGGCGCTGCTGTGCCACGACATCGGCTATGTCAGGGGCATCTGCCGGGCCGACCGGGACGGGGAATATGCCACCGGCCGGAACGGCCAGACTGTCCGTATCAGCCCGGATGGATCCTGCGCGGCCCTGGCCCCCTGGCATGTGGACCGCGGAAAGTGTTTTATCCGCGAACGGTTCAGCACCAGCCTGCTGAACCGGGTGAATGCCGAGGTGGTGGCAGCCTGTATTGAAATGACCCGCTTCCCCGTGCCGGACGATCCCGCCTATCAGAACACATCCGGCTATCCCGGCCTGCTGCGGGCGGCGGATTTTATCGGCCAGCTCGGTGATCCCAATTATCTGCGGAAAACCCCGGCGCTCTTTTATGAATTTGAGGAAAACGGAACCAATAAGGAAATCGGCTACAGGAGTCCGGGCGATCTGCGGAAAAACTTTGCAAAATTCTACTGGAACGTGGTCACCCCCTATATTCAGGACGCCCTGGCGTATCTGAAAATCACACAGGAAGGCAAACAATGGATTTCCAATCTCCATTCCCATGTGTTCACCATTGAACACGATCAATCATAA